A single genomic interval of Romboutsia ilealis harbors:
- a CDS encoding tyrosine-type recombinase/integrase: MENEKVLEDIEYEVFKDFSKKLEPTTRHDYLSKVILFKKFLEEKELVYASKEDCKKFIDYVQTIYKKSTCEKIYSYLHSFYNYLKKEEYIEINPFRYVEKPTVSRIKSKDDVLSIQEINKLIDTLYKLNIRDKTIIVFLITTGCLLNELVSLKWKDLMVDDKDNYYVRLGKKKKERIVKLHPYCFRLIEEYRRYSLLPEVIMPTEDFVFTTQKSNYITDRNVRLIVRKALDLAGLSNYSAKDFRHSFAAISLRLGADEEDVKNQLGWSDKYYAIRYKYVLNFVDSQSVDYLIDNDEFLINNK; encoded by the coding sequence ATGGAGAATGAAAAAGTACTAGAAGATATAGAGTATGAAGTTTTTAAAGATTTTTCTAAAAAGCTAGAGCCTACCACTAGACATGACTATTTATCTAAGGTAATATTATTTAAAAAATTTTTAGAAGAAAAAGAATTAGTATATGCAAGTAAAGAAGACTGTAAAAAATTCATAGATTATGTTCAGACAATATATAAAAAATCGACTTGTGAGAAGATATATAGTTATTTACATAGTTTTTATAACTACTTAAAAAAGGAAGAATATATAGAAATAAATCCATTTAGATATGTTGAAAAGCCAACGGTTAGTAGAATAAAAAGTAAAGACGATGTACTTAGTATTCAAGAGATAAATAAGCTTATAGATACATTGTATAAATTAAATATAAGGGATAAAACTATAATAGTATTTTTAATAACTACTGGGTGCTTGCTTAATGAGCTAGTTAGTTTAAAATGGAAGGATCTTATGGTTGATGATAAAGATAACTACTACGTACGACTAGGAAAAAAGAAAAAAGAAAGAATCGTTAAACTACATCCATATTGCTTTAGATTAATAGAGGAATATAGACGTTACTCATTGTTACCAGAAGTTATAATGCCAACAGAAGATTTTGTTTTTACAACTCAAAAAAGTAATTATATAACAGATCGAAATGTCAGATTAATAGTAAGAAAAGCATTAGATTTAGCTGGGCTTTCAAATTACTCAGCTAAAGATTTTAGACATTCATTTGCGGCTATAAGTTTAAGGTTAGGAGCAGATGAAGAGGATGTTAAGAATCAGTTGGGATGGAGTGATAAATATTACGCTATAAGATACAAGTATGTATTAAATTTTGTAGATAGTCAAAGTGTAGATTACTTAATAGATAATGATGAATTTTTGATTAACAACAAATGA
- the rny gene encoding ribonuclease Y, producing MGVIDIISILLGIAVGIIAGYFVRKNIYESKIGQANSEADRIIKQAEDDSKRIHKEKLLEAQEEIHKLRTESERENKERRSDLQKYERRVIQKEEILDKKLQNLEQKETSLGDKLKNVARKEEEVEAIKNQQLEKLESISGITSDKAKEIILTNAERDVRREMSIMIKEIESQAKEEADKKSREIIGYAIQKCAADHVAETTVTVVNLPNDEMKGRIIGREGRNIRTLETLTGIDLIIDDTPEAVILSGFDPIRREVARIALEKLIADGRIHPARIEEMVDKARKEVDSIIKEYGEQAAFETGVHGLHPELVKLLGRLNYRTSYGQNVLKHSIEVAHIAGIMAAEIGADIKLAKRAGLLHDIGKAVDHEMEGTHVEIGMDLLKRYKESKEVIHAMSTHHGDYEPQTIEAVLVTAADAISAARPGARRETLEAYIRRLEKLEEIANSYEGVDKSFAIQAGREIRIMVKPENVSDEDIHLLARDMTKRIEDELEYPGQIKVSIIRETRAIEYAK from the coding sequence GTGGGTGTCATAGATATAATAAGTATTTTATTAGGGATAGCGGTAGGTATTATTGCTGGTTATTTTGTGAGAAAAAATATATATGAGTCAAAAATTGGCCAAGCTAATAGTGAAGCTGATAGAATAATAAAACAAGCAGAAGATGACTCAAAGAGAATTCACAAAGAAAAATTATTAGAAGCACAAGAAGAAATTCATAAGTTAAGAACTGAATCTGAAAGAGAAAATAAGGAAAGAAGATCTGACTTACAAAAATATGAAAGAAGAGTTATACAAAAAGAAGAGATATTAGACAAAAAGTTACAAAACTTAGAACAAAAGGAAACAAGCCTAGGGGACAAGTTAAAGAATGTAGCTAGAAAAGAAGAAGAGGTTGAGGCTATAAAAAACCAGCAATTAGAAAAGTTAGAAAGTATATCAGGGATAACATCTGATAAGGCAAAAGAAATAATACTAACTAATGCTGAAAGAGACGTTAGAAGAGAAATGTCTATAATGATAAAGGAAATAGAATCTCAAGCTAAGGAAGAAGCAGATAAGAAATCAAGGGAAATAATAGGGTATGCTATACAAAAATGTGCAGCAGACCATGTTGCAGAAACTACTGTTACTGTTGTAAATTTACCTAATGATGAAATGAAGGGTAGAATTATAGGTAGAGAAGGTAGGAATATAAGAACATTAGAAACATTAACAGGAATAGACCTGATAATAGATGATACTCCTGAGGCTGTAATATTATCAGGATTTGATCCTATAAGAAGAGAAGTTGCTAGAATAGCACTTGAAAAATTAATAGCAGATGGTAGAATACACCCTGCTAGAATTGAAGAAATGGTTGATAAGGCTAGAAAAGAAGTAGACAGTATAATAAAAGAATACGGAGAACAAGCAGCCTTTGAAACTGGTGTACATGGGCTTCATCCAGAGTTAGTTAAATTACTAGGAAGACTTAACTATAGAACAAGTTATGGTCAAAATGTACTTAAGCATTCTATAGAAGTTGCTCATATAGCAGGTATAATGGCAGCAGAAATAGGAGCGGATATTAAACTTGCGAAAAGAGCTGGTCTTTTACATGATATAGGGAAAGCAGTAGATCATGAAATGGAAGGAACTCATGTTGAGATAGGTATGGACTTACTTAAGAGATATAAAGAATCTAAAGAAGTTATACATGCAATGAGTACACACCATGGTGATTATGAACCACAGACTATAGAAGCTGTGCTTGTGACTGCAGCAGATGCTATATCAGCAGCGAGACCAGGGGCTAGAAGAGAAACCCTAGAAGCATATATTCGAAGATTAGAAAAGTTAGAAGAAATAGCTAACTCATATGAGGGAGTAGATAAATCTTTTGCTATACAAGCAGGTAGAGAAATAAGAATAATGGTTAAACCAGAGAATGTTAGTGATGAAGATATTCATCTATTAGCTAGGGATATGACTAAGAGAATAGAAGATGAACTAGAATATCCAGGACAAATAAAAGTTAGTATAATAAGAGAAACTAGAGCAATTGAATATGCTAAATAA
- a CDS encoding pyridoxal phosphate-dependent aminotransferase — translation MKYSERITTIQSSPIRKLAPLANIAKDNGIKIYHLNIGQPDIKTPKGFFDEVKKFDSEVLKYIDSPGLPELISSLQQYYTIYKMHFESDEILITNGGSEALLFSLMATCDPKENILVPEPFYSNYNIFSRSLNVHIIPITTKAEDGFHLPNKEKIQSLINPKTKAILLSNPGNPTGTVYTKKELYMISEIAKENDLWIISDEVYREFVYDGLEYTSFGSIKEVEDRVIIIDSVSKKYSACGARIGSIASKNKTLIAEILKLCQGRLCVSTLNQIGSVELYNTPLSYFMDVNNEYKNRRDVLYNELIKIKGVICKKPTGAFYIIAKLPVENAEDFVIWMLTDFNKDGETVMACPAKDFYATPGLGRNEIRLSYVLNEDDLHKAAIILKEGLEKYLELKK, via the coding sequence ATGAAATATTCAGAGAGAATAACTACTATACAATCTTCTCCAATTAGAAAGTTAGCTCCTTTAGCTAATATAGCTAAAGATAACGGAATTAAAATTTATCATTTAAATATAGGTCAGCCAGATATCAAGACTCCTAAAGGCTTTTTTGATGAAGTAAAAAAATTTGATAGTGAAGTTTTAAAATATATAGATTCCCCAGGACTTCCTGAGTTAATATCTTCGCTTCAACAATATTACACTATATATAAAATGCATTTCGAATCTGATGAAATATTAATAACTAACGGAGGTAGTGAAGCATTATTATTCTCACTTATGGCAACTTGCGACCCTAAAGAAAACATATTAGTTCCCGAACCATTTTACAGTAACTATAATATATTTAGCCGATCTTTAAATGTTCATATCATACCTATTACAACTAAAGCTGAAGATGGTTTCCATCTACCTAACAAAGAAAAAATTCAATCTTTAATCAATCCTAAAACTAAAGCAATACTACTTTCTAATCCCGGTAATCCAACTGGTACCGTATATACAAAAAAAGAACTTTACATGATTTCAGAAATAGCTAAAGAAAATGATTTATGGATAATATCTGATGAAGTATATAGAGAATTTGTTTATGATGGACTTGAGTATACAAGCTTTGGAAGTATAAAAGAAGTCGAAGATAGAGTTATAATAATAGACAGTGTATCTAAAAAATATAGCGCTTGCGGTGCAAGAATCGGATCTATCGCCTCTAAAAATAAAACTCTTATTGCTGAAATATTAAAATTATGCCAAGGTAGACTCTGTGTTTCTACATTAAATCAAATAGGTTCTGTTGAATTATATAATACTCCATTATCTTATTTTATGGATGTTAATAATGAGTATAAAAATAGAAGAGATGTTTTATATAATGAATTAATTAAAATCAAAGGAGTTATTTGTAAAAAACCAACTGGAGCATTTTACATCATTGCAAAATTACCAGTTGAAAATGCTGAAGATTTTGTTATATGGATGCTTACTGATTTTAATAAAGATGGAGAAACCGTTATGGCATGTCCTGCTAAAGATTTCTATGCTACCCCTGGACTTGGAAGAAATGAAATAAGACTTTCATATGTATTGAATGAAGATGACCTTCATAAAGCTGCTATAATATTAAAAGAAGGTTTAGAAAAATATTTAGAGCTAAAAAAATAA
- a CDS encoding galactose-1-phosphate uridylyltransferase: MKEIRIDDINNDIVIFAKDRAKRPMDKVISENEEEIIDEYNKDCPFCRGNEHYTPESRFKIEDENGWTVRSTDNKFPIVDKFQENIYGSHEVMIDTYRHNGNFYNMNEDEFYNMLLMYRDRYSNLIKDEKVQYVSIFKNYLRKAGASLNHPHSQIVSISIIPPDIERELYISKQYYIENKRYLYDDIINEEIREKDRVINNSERFLTVVPRSTKYTGEIRILFKKSIRFENTCNEDIKELSKILKNLFSNLFKVNGNSPFNIFIHSHPKNIKSDYFNVHIHIIPRQHSFGGFELGTGLYVSSIEPKEIADKIKF, from the coding sequence ATGAAAGAGATAAGAATAGATGATATAAATAATGATATAGTAATTTTTGCAAAAGATAGAGCTAAAAGGCCTATGGATAAAGTTATTAGTGAAAATGAGGAAGAAATAATAGATGAATATAATAAAGACTGTCCATTTTGTAGAGGTAATGAACATTATACACCAGAGTCAAGATTTAAGATAGAAGATGAAAATGGTTGGACAGTAAGGTCTACAGATAATAAATTTCCGATAGTAGATAAATTTCAAGAAAATATATATGGAAGTCACGAAGTGATGATAGATACTTATAGACACAATGGAAATTTTTATAATATGAATGAAGATGAATTTTATAATATGCTTTTAATGTATAGAGATAGGTACTCAAATCTTATAAAAGATGAAAAGGTACAATATGTAAGTATATTTAAAAATTATTTAAGAAAAGCAGGAGCATCTTTAAATCATCCTCATTCTCAGATAGTTTCCATATCGATAATACCTCCTGATATAGAAAGAGAGCTTTATATATCAAAACAGTATTATATAGAAAATAAAAGATACTTATATGATGATATTATAAACGAAGAAATAAGAGAAAAAGATAGAGTTATAAATAACAGTGAAAGATTTTTAACAGTAGTGCCAAGGTCAACAAAGTATACAGGAGAGATTAGAATTTTATTCAAAAAAAGTATAAGATTTGAAAATACATGTAATGAAGATATAAAAGAATTATCTAAAATATTAAAAAACTTATTTTCGAATTTATTTAAAGTAAATGGAAACTCACCATTTAATATATTTATACATTCTCATCCTAAGAATATTAAAAGTGATTATTTTAATGTACATATACATATAATTCCTAGACAGCATAGCTTTGGAGGATTTGAACTAGGTACTGGCTTATATGTATCTTCAATAGAGCCTAAAGAGATAGCTGATAAAATAAAATTTTAA
- the purB gene encoding adenylosuccinate lyase: protein MIDNKYTTYTNPLTDRYCSKDMSYIFSPQFKFSTWRKLWVALAEGEKELGINITEEQLDELRNNINNINFDEARKIEKEVRHDVMSHVKAYGLQCDKAKGIIHLGATSAYVGDNTDVIQMNEALKLIRVKLVNLINNLKEFSLKYKDVPTLGFTHFQAAQLTTVGKRATLWAQDLILDLEDLNYRIDNMKLRGVKGTTGTQASFLSLFEGDHEKVLELDKLVCEKMGYKSSYAVSGQTYTRKLDYQVISILSGIAQSMHKMTNDIRLLQSLKELEEPFEKNQIGSSAMAYKRNPMRSERIASLSKYIITESLSPALVQATQWLERSLDDSANKRLAIPQAFMAADAILEIGINVTDGLVVYENMINKHINEELPFMATETILMEAVKRGGDRQELHEIIRGYSMKAAYRVKQEGLNNNLIDLIIEDPAFKMSKEEILSIMDPKNFVGRAPEQVVEFVNETLEPAIKEYKELIGNLKVDLHV, encoded by the coding sequence ATGATAGACAACAAATACACTACATATACAAATCCTCTGACAGATAGATACTGCAGTAAAGATATGAGCTATATATTCTCTCCGCAGTTTAAGTTTTCAACTTGGAGAAAGTTATGGGTTGCTTTAGCAGAAGGGGAAAAAGAGCTAGGTATAAATATAACTGAAGAGCAATTAGATGAATTAAGAAATAATATAAATAATATAAACTTTGATGAAGCTAGAAAAATAGAAAAAGAAGTAAGACATGATGTTATGAGTCATGTTAAGGCTTATGGGCTTCAATGTGATAAAGCTAAGGGTATAATACATTTAGGAGCAACTTCAGCTTACGTTGGAGATAATACTGACGTTATACAAATGAATGAAGCATTAAAACTTATAAGAGTAAAACTTGTTAATTTAATAAATAATTTAAAGGAATTTTCTCTTAAATATAAAGATGTTCCAACATTAGGATTTACTCATTTCCAAGCAGCTCAACTTACAACAGTAGGAAAGAGAGCTACTTTATGGGCACAAGATTTGATACTTGACTTAGAAGACTTAAACTATAGAATAGACAACATGAAACTAAGAGGTGTAAAAGGTACTACTGGAACACAAGCAAGTTTCTTAAGTCTATTTGAAGGTGATCATGAAAAGGTATTAGAACTTGACAAATTAGTATGTGAAAAAATGGGGTATAAGTCTTCTTATGCTGTAAGTGGACAAACATACACTAGAAAGTTAGATTATCAAGTTATAAGCATATTATCTGGGATAGCTCAAAGTATGCATAAAATGACTAATGATATAAGACTTTTACAAAGTTTAAAAGAATTAGAAGAACCATTTGAAAAAAATCAAATAGGTTCATCAGCGATGGCTTATAAAAGAAATCCTATGAGAAGTGAAAGGATAGCATCATTATCTAAGTATATAATAACTGAATCATTAAGCCCGGCTTTAGTTCAAGCAACTCAATGGTTAGAAAGAAGTTTAGATGACTCAGCTAACAAGAGATTAGCTATACCTCAAGCTTTTATGGCGGCAGATGCTATACTTGAAATAGGAATAAACGTTACAGATGGTTTAGTAGTATATGAAAATATGATAAATAAACATATAAATGAAGAACTTCCTTTTATGGCTACAGAAACTATACTTATGGAGGCTGTAAAAAGAGGCGGAGATAGACAAGAGCTACATGAGATTATAAGAGGGTATTCTATGAAAGCTGCATATAGAGTTAAGCAAGAAGGATTAAATAATAACCTGATAGATCTTATAATAGAAGATCCTGCTTTTAAAATGAGCAAAGAAGAAATATTATCTATAATGGATCCGAAAAACTTTGTGGGAAGAGCACCAGAGCAGGTGGTAGAGTTTGTGAATGAGACGTTAGAACCAGCTATAAAAGAATACAAAGAATTAATAGGGAATTTAAAAGTAGATTTACATGTTTAA
- a CDS encoding MarR family winged helix-turn-helix transcriptional regulator codes for MKCIVSDTINFLSRTFPKIYSSLYLEYLKQYASTYSVNKTQLRALIIIKNNEVISMTALCNRLNIEKGSLTSMIDDLTEKGYVMKERDIVDRRKYLISITESGEEIASDFVDKLKLKLEERLIKLTEEDKQKYIGAVKTLEEIFDKYEQE; via the coding sequence ATGAAATGCATAGTGTCTGATACAATAAATTTTTTATCAAGGACATTTCCAAAGATATATTCTAGTCTTTACTTAGAATATTTAAAGCAATATGCATCTACATATAGTGTTAATAAAACACAATTAAGGGCTTTAATTATTATAAAAAATAATGAAGTGATAAGCATGACAGCTTTGTGTAATAGGTTGAATATTGAAAAAGGTAGTTTAACTAGTATGATAGATGATTTAACTGAAAAAGGTTACGTTATGAAGGAAAGAGATATAGTTGATAGAAGAAAGTATCTGATAAGTATAACAGAAAGTGGCGAAGAAATTGCTTCTGACTTTGTAGACAAATTAAAACTTAAATTAGAAGAAAGACTTATTAAACTTACTGAAGAAGATAAGCAAAAGTATATAGGTGCAGTTAAAACATTAGAAGAGATATTTGATAAATATGAACAAGAATAA
- a CDS encoding undecaprenyl-diphosphate phosphatase, protein MELMELFKAALIGIVQGITEWLPVSSTGHMILFNEFIKMNVSETFMSTFLVVIQFGSILAVLTIFFKKLNPFDGSKTKVQKNETIDLWIKVIIAVIPSGILGLLFDDTIDALFFNPTTVAIALIVYGVIMIMLENRNKKPSVNNFSQVTYKLAIGIGLFQCLALIPGTSRSGSTIIGAVLLGTSRYVATEFSFFLAVPTMLGASALKLVKTGFAFTSFEWLILATGSIVAYVVSILAIKFLLDYIKKHDFKVFGYYRIVLGILVLGYFFLIK, encoded by the coding sequence ATGGAATTAATGGAACTTTTTAAAGCCGCTCTTATCGGTATTGTTCAAGGTATAACAGAGTGGCTACCTGTAAGTAGTACAGGTCATATGATTTTATTTAATGAATTCATAAAAATGAATGTATCAGAAACTTTTATGAGTACATTTTTAGTAGTAATTCAGTTTGGTTCTATACTAGCTGTTCTTACAATTTTCTTTAAGAAACTAAATCCTTTTGATGGTTCAAAAACTAAAGTTCAAAAAAATGAAACTATAGATTTATGGATTAAAGTTATTATAGCAGTTATACCATCAGGTATACTTGGTTTATTATTTGACGATACAATAGATGCATTATTCTTTAACCCAACTACAGTGGCTATAGCTTTAATAGTATATGGTGTAATTATGATTATGCTTGAAAACAGAAATAAAAAACCGTCAGTTAATAATTTTTCTCAAGTTACCTATAAGTTAGCTATTGGTATAGGTTTATTCCAGTGTTTAGCTTTAATACCTGGTACATCTAGATCTGGGTCTACTATAATTGGTGCTGTTTTACTTGGAACATCTAGATATGTAGCAACAGAATTCTCATTCTTCCTAGCTGTTCCTACTATGCTTGGTGCAAGTGCGTTAAAACTTGTTAAAACAGGTTTTGCATTTACTAGTTTTGAATGGTTAATCCTTGCAACAGGATCTATTGTTGCATATGTAGTTTCAATATTAGCTATAAAGTTCTTACTTGATTACATCAAGAAACATGACTTTAAAGTATTTGGATATTATCGAATAGTTCTTGGTATATTAGTACTTGGATATTTCTTTTTAATTAAATAA
- the yjeM gene encoding glutamate/gamma-aminobutyrate family transporter YjeM yields MSENTNTTKKLTLVSLILMIFTSVFGFANMPRAFYLMGYAAIPWYILSAMLFFIPYAFMMAEYGSAFKKETGGIYSWMEKSVGPKYAFIGTFMWYASYIIWMVNVSSTIWVPLSNAISGSDRTGELSLLGLSSIQSLGILGCIWIILVTFIASKGVEKITKVTSVGGTAVALLNLVLLIGGFVVLALNGFQFRQPILNIARDFTTSPNPAYQTPLSILSFLTFAIFAFGGLEVLGGLVDQTENAEKTFPKGLTISAIVIAVGYAIGIFACGMFTNWNDVLSSDNVNMANVAYVLMRNLGYELGMTFGMSQTSAMTLGLWIARFVGLSMFLALTGAFFTLTYSPLKTLIEGSPKKLWPGKFAEIKDGMPVNAMWIQAIIAILIILVVSFGGSNGQAFFALLVLMTNVAMTIPYIFLSGAFPVFKKKQLAGEVEKPFMVYKSYGMALTASIIVSFVVGFANVFSIIEPAINGRITDTVFMIAGPIIFSIIAFILYYLYEKK; encoded by the coding sequence ATGAGTGAAAATACAAATACAACAAAAAAATTGACACTAGTATCACTGATACTTATGATTTTTACATCAGTATTTGGATTTGCTAATATGCCAAGGGCATTTTATCTTATGGGATATGCAGCAATACCATGGTATATACTAAGTGCAATGTTGTTCTTTATACCTTATGCATTTATGATGGCAGAGTATGGATCTGCATTTAAAAAAGAAACGGGAGGAATATACTCTTGGATGGAAAAATCTGTAGGGCCTAAATATGCTTTTATAGGTACATTTATGTGGTACGCCTCTTATATAATATGGATGGTAAATGTTTCATCTACGATTTGGGTTCCATTATCTAATGCTATATCTGGTAGTGACAGAACAGGAGAGTTAAGTTTATTAGGTTTAAGTTCTATCCAATCGCTAGGTATACTTGGATGTATATGGATAATACTAGTAACATTTATAGCTTCAAAAGGGGTAGAAAAGATAACAAAAGTAACTTCTGTAGGTGGTACTGCAGTAGCATTACTTAACTTAGTATTATTAATAGGAGGATTTGTAGTTTTAGCTTTAAATGGATTTCAGTTTAGGCAACCTATATTAAATATTGCAAGAGATTTTACAACTTCACCAAATCCAGCATATCAGACGCCTCTTAGTATTTTGTCTTTTCTAACGTTTGCAATATTTGCATTTGGTGGACTTGAGGTTTTAGGAGGCCTTGTTGACCAAACTGAAAATGCTGAAAAAACATTTCCTAAAGGCCTTACTATATCAGCTATAGTCATAGCGGTAGGATATGCAATAGGTATATTTGCTTGTGGTATGTTTACTAATTGGAATGATGTATTATCATCAGATAATGTTAATATGGCTAATGTTGCTTATGTATTAATGAGAAATTTAGGGTATGAACTTGGAATGACTTTTGGGATGAGTCAAACATCTGCAATGACTTTAGGCTTATGGATTGCCAGATTTGTTGGACTATCAATGTTTTTAGCTTTAACAGGGGCTTTCTTTACATTAACTTATTCTCCTTTAAAAACATTAATAGAAGGCTCACCTAAGAAATTATGGCCAGGAAAATTTGCTGAAATAAAAGATGGAATGCCTGTAAATGCTATGTGGATTCAAGCTATAATAGCTATTTTAATAATACTTGTAGTATCTTTTGGCGGAAGTAATGGTCAAGCGTTCTTTGCACTTTTAGTTCTTATGACAAATGTTGCAATGACTATACCATATATATTCTTGTCAGGAGCATTTCCAGTATTTAAGAAAAAGCAATTGGCTGGAGAAGTAGAAAAACCTTTTATGGTATATAAGTCTTATGGAATGGCTTTAACAGCATCAATAATAGTTAGCTTTGTTGTTGGATTTGCAAATGTATTTAGTATAATAGAGCCAGCTATAAATGGAAGAATTACAGATACAGTATTTATGATAGCAGGACCTATAATATTCTCTATTATAGCATTTATATTATATTACTTATATGAAAAAAAGTAG
- a CDS encoding UvrD-helicase domain-containing protein: MNQYTNINSQLEALKLKDIETYFYQKVGYGASILPKVTPFKGINTDMLYIKDNKLLFIKFMDTTEDLFFILEEELLEVMNEEHELLKLKMEQLKLNIEYNYVFVMPYVNIDNSYKFKDFIEKNLIDKTKVEEILNNKSLIDEYLKGENNEIDLNLFLLKICPEYYVLNDKIHLNNRFKKISFYSDDYKYSATPLSEEQIKDIISINYGSTLFTGGSGTGKTTLMLSKVMKLARVYPHHRFLILTHTKQESNELREKLQALYKENTNIDVYTLNSFVLKLAKKYNLVVDYNMLKKDYYKTFNNIVKQARNIIKNKNMFKGIFIDEAESFSKDEIEFIREFLYKTKYIFNVFSCNSLNISNNVNIFKDNLEGIEFDENIYLNKNYRQSKDLVDFNNNFCENIDKYIKKLRSNVKNTGFYKTENIKPKTKSVDIIKVNDLEEQISSVIWEIEYFINQKGLDYSEIAVIYPYNKKKLKSGKIMYFQYMLRKALEKANIPYIYAEENLTNISKKVGITISNIYTIKNLEYKACVICQLEMLYNHTINDTTQDYQINDFIGDLNKVYLATNRACDYLSIVTAFNEDSSDIIKLLIESK; encoded by the coding sequence GTGAACCAGTACACAAATATTAACTCTCAGCTAGAAGCTTTAAAGCTTAAAGATATAGAAACGTATTTTTATCAAAAAGTAGGCTATGGTGCTAGTATACTTCCTAAAGTGACACCTTTTAAGGGTATAAATACAGACATGTTATATATAAAAGATAATAAGTTACTATTTATAAAGTTTATGGACACAACGGAAGATTTATTTTTTATATTAGAAGAAGAGTTACTAGAAGTAATGAATGAAGAACATGAACTTTTAAAATTAAAAATGGAACAATTAAAATTAAATATAGAATATAATTATGTGTTTGTAATGCCGTATGTTAATATAGATAATTCGTATAAATTTAAAGATTTTATAGAAAAAAATTTAATAGATAAAACTAAGGTTGAAGAGATTTTAAATAATAAATCCTTAATAGACGAATATCTTAAAGGTGAAAATAATGAAATAGATTTAAATTTATTTTTATTAAAGATATGCCCAGAATACTATGTATTAAATGATAAAATACATTTAAATAATAGATTTAAAAAAATTTCATTTTACAGTGATGATTATAAATATAGTGCAACACCGTTAAGTGAAGAACAAATAAAGGACATAATATCTATAAACTATGGCAGTACATTATTTACAGGGGGATCAGGGACTGGCAAAACTACTCTTATGTTATCGAAAGTTATGAAACTAGCAAGAGTTTATCCTCATCACAGATTTTTGATACTAACTCATACAAAACAAGAAAGTAATGAGTTAAGAGAGAAACTACAAGCTTTATATAAAGAAAATACTAATATAGACGTATATACACTTAATTCATTTGTACTTAAATTAGCTAAAAAGTATAATTTAGTAGTTGACTATAATATGTTAAAAAAGGATTATTATAAAACTTTTAATAATATAGTAAAACAAGCTAGAAATATTATCAAAAATAAAAATATGTTTAAAGGCATATTTATAGATGAAGCAGAGAGCTTTTCTAAAGATGAAATTGAATTTATAAGAGAATTCCTATATAAGACAAAATATATATTTAATGTTTTTTCGTGCAATAGTTTAAATATATCAAATAATGTCAATATATTTAAGGACAACCTAGAAGGAATAGAATTTGATGAAAACATATATTTAAATAAAAATTATAGGCAGTCTAAAGACCTTGTTGATTTTAATAATAATTTCTGTGAAAATATAGATAAGTATATAAAAAAACTAAGAAGTAATGTTAAAAATACTGGATTTTATAAAACAGAGAATATAAAGCCTAAAACTAAATCTGTAGATATAATAAAAGTAAATGACTTAGAAGAACAAATAAGTTCTGTTATTTGGGAAATTGAATATTTTATAAATCAAAAAGGACTAGACTATTCAGAAATAGCAGTAATATATCCATATAATAAGAAAAAATTAAAAAGTGGAAAGATTATGTATTTCCAATATATGCTGAGAAAAGCATTAGAAAAGGCAAATATACCATATATATATGCAGAAGAAAACTTAACTAATATAAGTAAAAAAGTAGGTATAACAATATCTAATATATATACAATAAAGAATTTAGAATATAAGGCTTGTGTAATTTGTCAATTAGAAATGTTATACAATCATACTATAAATGACACAACTCAAGATTATCAGATAAATGATTTTATAGGAGACTTAAATAAAGTATATTTAGCTACAAATAGGGCTTGCGATTATTTAAGCATAGTTACAGCTTTCAATGAAGATAGTAGTGATATTATAAAGCTTCTTATTGAATCTAAATAA